ACCTTCGAGGGCACGTTCCGGCGCGGCAGTCGCGTGCCTTTCTCGGTCGGCCTGCACTTGTGGTATTTCCAGGCGGCATGGCTGGCGGGCCTGGTCTTCTTTTCAGCCGTGTCGCTGTTGGTTCTGTTGCTTGGTCTGCGGGCACTGCTTGGCGGGCGACTGGATGCGCTGCGTGTCCTGATCGGCATCAAGTCGATGGATGACGAAGTGACCGATGCGCTGAGGGCGGCATCAAACATCCGGCAAATCCGCACGTAAGGGCAACGAGATGACAATCTTCCTGTCTATCCTGGCCGGGCTTCTGGTCGCCGGCCTGCCGGTTGCCGCGGTGATCCTGCTTTGCGCCCTGGCGATATCCGGGCAGTCACCGCTGCCGGTGGTTCGCGCCCTTGGCAACCTGACCTGGTCGACCTCGACATCGTTCCTGCTGGTCAGCGTTCCGCTATACGTCATGCTGGGGCAGATCCTGCTGGAATCCGGCGTGGCCGGCCGGATGTACGAGGCGATCCGCAAATGGCTGCACTGGCTGCCTGGTGGCGTGATGCATGCCAATATTGGTGCGTCCGCGCTTTTTGCGGCGACATCCGGGTCCAGTACCGCAACAGCCGCGACCATCGGAATCGTCGCACTGCCGCAGATGGAGAAGCACCAGTATCACGAGAAGACGTTTCTGGGCACGCTGGCAGCCGGTGGGACGTTGGGAATCCTGATCCCGCCTTCGTTGGCACTGATCTTGTACGGCGCCCTGACGAACACCTCTATCCCAAAGCTCTATGCAGCGGCGCTTGTGCCCGCAGCCCTGCTCGTGGCGCTGTTCATGGTGCTGACTGTGTTGTCCAGCCTGATCTTCAGATCAAAGGAAGACAATGGTGGCGCACATTCGCTTGGCGAGCTTATACGTTGCGTGCCCGACCTTCTGCCGCCGATCCTGATCTTCGCCATTATTGTCGGCACGATCTATTCCGGCGTGGCGACAGCCACGGAGTCTGCGGCCTTCGGCGTGCTGGCGGCGTTCTTGATCGCGCTCGCCCGAGGGCGCGTGTCCGCCAGGATGCTGGGCCGGGTGTTCGAGGGGACGATGGTCACGACCTCCATGATCATGCTGATCGTGATCGCGTCGTTCTTCCTGAACTGGACGATGAACGCCGTCGGTCTCGCGCGGGAGATAAACGGCCTGATCGAGCAGCTCGACGTCAACCCGGTCACGCTCATGGGCTTCATCGTGCTTTTCTACCTGGTTCTCGGCCTGTTCATGGAGAGCATTTCGATCACCGTGATGACATTGCCGATCATCGCGCCCATCGTCGTCTCCGCCGGGTTCGACCCGATCTGGTTCGGCGTCGTCTTCGTGATCCTGCTTGAATGCGCCTTGATCACGCCCCCGGTCGGGATGAACCTGTTCGTTGTTCAGGGGTTGCGCTCGAAGGGCACGGTTCTGGATGTGGCGATCGGCGCGCTGCCCTTCGTGCTTGTCATGATCGCCCTGATCGGTGTGCTGATCCTTTTTCCGCAGATCGCGCTTTACCTTCCGTCGCTGGCCTGAGGCGGCCCTTGTGATCATCTGACGAGCGTGCCGATCCAGCACGCTCGTCAGATTGACGTGACCGCCTATGACCGCCTTCCAGCACGCTACTGATAGCGCTCGCGCAAGATGTTCTTCTGCACCTTTCCGGTGGAGGTCAGCGGCAGAGCATCAACAAACTCCATGCTGCGCGGCACCTTGTAGCCGGCAACGAACTGGCGGGCATGGTCGCGCAATTCGCTTTCTGTCACAGTCTCTCCGGCCTTCAATACCACCACCGCGTGGACCCGCTCGCCCCATTTATCGTCGCGCAGGCCAATCACCGCGCAAGCCGCGACGGCCTGGTGTCTGGCAAGCGCGTTTTCGACTTCGGCCGAGAACACGTTCTCTCCACCGGAGATGACCATGTCCTTCAGGCGATCCACGACAAAGAGATAGCCGTCCTCGTCCAGATAACCGAGATCGCCGCTATGCAACCAGCCGTGGCGGATGGCTTTCGCCGTCTCTTCTGGCTTGTTCCAGTAGCCAAGCATGACGTGTCCGCCGCGCGACACGATTTCACCCACCTCATTCGCCGGCAGCGTCGCGCCAGTGGCAGGATCGACGATGCGGATCTCGCTGTGCGGCGCCGCCACCCCGGCCGAGCGGAGCCGCGCCTTCGGTGCGGGAGCGACATGGTCCTGCGGTCCCAGCAGGGCCGTGACGGGTGACAGCTCCGTCTGGCCGTATGCCTGCACGAACGCCACATGCGGCCACGCGTCTTGAGCGCGCTCCAGCACAGCTTGGGTTATGGTGGAGCCGCCATAGCTGATCTGCCGGAGCGACCGCACATCGGCATGCGGCCGCAGTGGTGAATCGACCAGCATCTGCAGCATCGCCGGGACCAGCAGCGTGTGGGTGACGCTGTGCCGCCGGATCGCCTCGAATACCTGCTCCGGCTCGAAACTCGGGGCGGAAACGTGGACGCCGCCAGTCAGCGTCGTGATCGCCCACGCTCCGAAATCGGCCAGGTGGAACATGGGGGCCGCGTGCAGGAAGATGGCGCCAGGCGTCACGAAGCGCCCGATACAAGAGCCGAGCGCGCCCACGAAAAGGTTGGCATGGCTCAGCATCACCCCCTTGGGAAAGCCGGTCGTACCGCCTGTGTAGAACAGCCCTGCCAGGCTCTCGCCGCCCCGCCGCGCATCGGCGACCGGTGTCGCACCGTCAAGGACATCCTCGTAAAGGATCGCACCGGCGGGCGCCGGTCCCGACCCGGTCCAGATCAGGGTCTGCACATGCGGGTAAAGCGCGCGTATCTCGTCGAGATGCGGACGTATCGTCTCATCCGCCATGATCACCCGCGTGCTGGAATCGTCCAGAGAATAGGCGATCTCCTTGGCGGACCATCGGGTGTTCACAGGATTTACCACGGCATCGGCCCAGAAGGTTCCCAGGTAGAACTCGTGGAAATAGTCGGAGTTGCGCCCGAGATAGGCCACGCGATCATCTTTGGAGATGCCGAGATTTTGCAGCGCGCCGGCAAGACGCGAGACACGGTCATGCAATTCACGGACAGTACGACGGCGGTCGCCGGTTATTGTTGCAATGTCATCTGGACGTGTCTGCATGTCGCGATGCAAGGATTGTGTCAGATACATGATCTCCCTTTCAAATGGCGCGCCCTGTGATGAGGATCTGGTCCTGACCCGTCCACCGCGCCGTTCGGCGATCGCGGCTCCGATCGACCGTCTCCACAGAGCGCGATTGATCTTGCAAGATTGAATCCGGCTGCAATCAAAGTCTTGAACAGGCTTGGACAAGTCCTTGGGCATTCCCACGGCTGTCCTGTCGACGCCTCTGATGTTCGATCACCGCATCAAACCGCGCGCGTGTCGCAATGAGTCGCCTGCCTCTCCCTGCGTACCGCTCAAGGGAGGAATAGGGGCCGGGACTGCATAGTCGTTGTGCCCACGGGACGAAATATCTCCGGTGGACATACGCCTTATTGTAGAAATAAATTGAACAGGATTGGAAAATCTTCTGGTGATCATACGAAACGAAAGCCCGGCACTTGACCTGCAAGGGTGCGGCGCCCTAGCTTTTTCTGATGCTGGACATCGATGCACTGCCACGCGGGTTGAAGCTACACTACCTTGGCGGGCTTGAGATCGTCGCGGGTCGTTATCGCGACCACACGCTCCCGCGCCACAGCCATGATGGCCTGATGTTGTCATTTTTGGGCGACGGTATCCAGAAGGTGCACTACAAGGGCGCCTTCCACCATGCCGGTGCCGGTTCGATTGTCGCCATCCCGCCGCACGGCGTTCATGGAGCCGAGCCCGAGGGCAGTGATGGATGGATGTTCCACTCGATCACTGTTCCGGTGGATGTGCTGGAAAGCGTGCACCCCGAAGGCGGCCGCTTTGCCTGCCAGTCGGTTATGGTGGATGAGGTGCTCTCGCACCTGTTCAAGCGTCTCTTCAGGAGCTTCACCGGCGAAAGCGCGCTGCATCAGGAGACCGCGCTGTTCCGCCTCGTCGAACATTTTCTTCAAGCCCATACGCATATCTCCGACTTTCCGCAGCATCGCCGTACAGAGAAGCGCGCGGTCGAGATTAGCAAGGATTACCTCGCGGACAATCTGGATCGGAACGTGACGCTTGATGAACTGGCGAAGGTCGCGCGGATAGACAAGTTTCTGCTGGTCCGCTGTTTTACCGACATCCTCGGCATCTCTCCTCATGCCTGGCATCGTCAGCGTCAGTTCCAGAAGAGCCTGGAACTGCTGTCGCGTGGGGCCCCGATCGCTGAAGTCGCCGCCCAGACCGGGTTTGCAGATCAATCGCATCTGACCCGCGTCTTCAAGAAGATGACGGGGATCACCCCGGGCACCTACCGGAAAGACCACCTGACGCTTCTGACCAGTCGCCGCAGTATGGTGCCGCCGGACATCTGGCCGCGTCTGCATGACCTGCCGGGACCAGGCAACCAGGCGGGCAGCTCATAAATTGGCCTGCCATAAAGGGCGATCTGCGGCGAGACCGTCAGACCGGCCGTGGCCGGCCGCGCAGTCGCATGAACAACCAGATCATCGGCGCGGGAAACGGGCGTGCGCTGTGCGCGCGGGCACCGGGGCCGCGGCGCAATGCCAGACCCGCCGACAATGTCCAGTGACGGCGGGTGCTGGTCCAGGATACCGACAGCAGGACACGTGCCGGGCCGTCGCCCGGTGCGGGCCGGGCCATCAGCCGCAGGCGGGTTCGCGGCTGGGAGCGCTGTGGTGCCGGCAGCCGGCGCCCGGCGGGCGTCAGACCGTCGGTGTGCCGGATGGACGCGGGCAACTGCGACATGGCACTGATCTCCGGCAAGAGGGGCGGGTACCCCGGAGGCCGGCGGCCGGCCGAAAAAGTCCGGGTGGACCTGCGGGGCCGTTTCCGGCAACGCAGGTCCACCCGCAAGTTTTGGATCGGTCAGCACTGGCTTGGTCCGTGGAGTGCGGGGGCCGCATCCGTCCGCGCTTCCGGTATGGCCCCCGCCACCGGAACGGGCTTCACCCCGGACGGATGTCTGGTGATGTTCCAAATCGGTGTCGGTCGAAAAATTCGCCGTCATCCCTGGAACGAATTGGTCAGTTCGCCGTTGTCTCATCTGTCACGTCACGACCACGGAACAGATTGTCGATGGCCGAAAGCAGGCTTTCACCCAGACCCTGTTCGTCCGCAGCCTGATCCGGTTCACGGTCGATCTGCTTCCGGTCGACCGCCGGCGCGCCGGTGGTCGAGGCATTGAGCGACGAGGTATCGGCAACGGACGGTGTCCCGACGGGCACGCCGGAATCAGAAGCATCAACTGGATCGGACGGGATGCCGGTTGGGGCAGGCGAGGTATCGGGATGGGAAAGAGTGTGCTGCCCGCGCAGTTCGCCGACAAGGCGCATCAGCGCAGGATCGTTGCGGGCCATAGCGTCGTCGATGACGATGTCGGCCTTGCGGGCCGGCTCAATCGCTGCAGCCGCGGCTGTTGCCACCAGACGGCCCTGCGTTGTCCCTGGCGCGGCATGCCAGGCGGGCGCCGCGATCAGGGCAAAAGCTGCGGCGGTGGCGGCCGGCAGCAGCAGAGAGCGATAAGTCGCCATCGGTTTTCTCCTCAGCGGGGGCCGGCACCTGTGTCGGCCCCCGACGGTAGAGCGTTCTGAAGCCGCCATACCGTTCGGCCATGACTATCCGAAATTCGCCATGGCGTCGCACGCGGCAAACTTGTGGCAATTCCGCGCGTGTCGGGGTCACGGACACTTGTTGCGACATGTTGTCTGGAGGCTGCCAGTATTCGCTGCACAGCCGGTCAGTAACAGCGGACAGGGGTTTCTGCATCAGGTGCGGCGATTGCATTGCGTGCAACGCAACGCAAGAACGCATGACAACGCAACCTTGGCTATTCCATCGCCCGTCGCTTCGGCTAGAATGCTCGTCACACCCGCCGCGGCGATCGCGGAAGAGGTGGACAAAAAACAGGCGAAGGCGGTCGGGCGAAACCGCGTTCCGGATCGAGAGGCTGAGGTGACGGCATTTTCCGTCGGGCGTAGAGCACGGCATCGCATCACTGCGGCCGCACTGCTCGCGAGCACCATTCTATTGTCGGGCTGCACGACACCCTCGTCGCGGCCGGGCCCTGCGCGTGCGCAATCGATGGTCGAGCCCGCCCGCCCCGATCCGGTGATCGCGGCGGCCGCGGGCATGCGCGGCGGCGACGTTCTTGTGCCGGCGGCCAAACCCGAGGCACCACCACCACCGGCCCGGCCGGTGGGGCAGGCTGGCGCCACGGAAGGCGGGTCGGGCGCATCTGGAGCGTCGGCGCCGGTCGCGCAACCTGCCTCTGACGACCCCCAGATCGCCCTGGCCCCGGTGATGCCGGATATCGGGCCTGAGGATCTTCAGGGATTGTCACCGGGGCGGGTCCGCGCTCTGATGGGCGGCCCCGTGGCCGTGACCGAAGAGCCGCCGGCCACAGTGTGGCAGTACCGCACGGGGTCTTGTGCGGCGGATCTGTTTTTCTATCTGGACATCACCTCGCAGGAACTGCGTGTCGTGACGCTGGCCGTACGGGGCAAGGACAACACCGATACGGCGCGGCGCGCGTGCCTCGCCGACATCAGAGCAAGGAACCGGAATGGCGGACGAAGCTGAACACGGCATGGCCGGGGCGACCGTCGCGGATGATCTTCATGTCGCGATCGTCGATGACGATGACCTGTTCCGGGAGTCGATTGCCCAGAATCTGGTTGATGCCGGTTTCGCGGTTGCCGACTTTCCAAGCGGCCCGGGATTCCTATCCTATCTGTCGGATGGCGGTGCACCTGGCCTGATCCTTCTGGACTGGAAGATGCCCGAGATGAACGGCATCGAGGTGTTGCGGCGCCTGCGGTCGGATGGATGCGAGATCCCGGTGATCTTCCTGACCGTGCTGTCGGACCAGATCTATGAAGAGGCGGCGCTGACCAGTGGTGCGGTCGATTTCGTCGAGAAGTCGCGCAGCTTTTCGATTCTGCGTCGGCGGATCGAACTGATTCTGGGCGGACAGAAACGTCGTGGCGAGGCTGCCGCTGCCCAGGCTGAGGGGGGGGCCCCTGCGGCCGATGCCGGCGACGACACCCTGCGCAATGGCGAGATCGAACTGAAGATCGAGACCCACCGTGCCTATTGGCGCGGCAAGGAAGTCCCGCTGACCGTGACCGAGTTCCGCATGGTGCTGCACATGGTGGAGCGTGCCGGGCTCGATGTCCGCTA
This genomic stretch from Tistrella bauzanensis harbors:
- a CDS encoding helix-turn-helix transcriptional regulator; its protein translation is MLDIDALPRGLKLHYLGGLEIVAGRYRDHTLPRHSHDGLMLSFLGDGIQKVHYKGAFHHAGAGSIVAIPPHGVHGAEPEGSDGWMFHSITVPVDVLESVHPEGGRFACQSVMVDEVLSHLFKRLFRSFTGESALHQETALFRLVEHFLQAHTHISDFPQHRRTEKRAVEISKDYLADNLDRNVTLDELAKVARIDKFLLVRCFTDILGISPHAWHRQRQFQKSLELLSRGAPIAEVAAQTGFADQSHLTRVFKKMTGITPGTYRKDHLTLLTSRRSMVPPDIWPRLHDLPGPGNQAGSS
- a CDS encoding response regulator transcription factor, which codes for MADEAEHGMAGATVADDLHVAIVDDDDLFRESIAQNLVDAGFAVADFPSGPGFLSYLSDGGAPGLILLDWKMPEMNGIEVLRRLRSDGCEIPVIFLTVLSDQIYEEAALTSGAVDFVEKSRSFSILRRRIELILGGQKRRGEAAAAQAEGGAPAADAGDDTLRNGEIELKIETHRAYWRGKEVPLTVTEFRMVLHMVERAGLDVRYRDLYDLVHGAGFMAGDGSEGYRSNVRTFIKRIRQKFRDLDTDFGQIENYPGFGYRWLDAEQPRSADRSAHED
- a CDS encoding long-chain-fatty-acid--CoA ligase, translating into MYLTQSLHRDMQTRPDDIATITGDRRRTVRELHDRVSRLAGALQNLGISKDDRVAYLGRNSDYFHEFYLGTFWADAVVNPVNTRWSAKEIAYSLDDSSTRVIMADETIRPHLDEIRALYPHVQTLIWTGSGPAPAGAILYEDVLDGATPVADARRGGESLAGLFYTGGTTGFPKGVMLSHANLFVGALGSCIGRFVTPGAIFLHAAPMFHLADFGAWAITTLTGGVHVSAPSFEPEQVFEAIRRHSVTHTLLVPAMLQMLVDSPLRPHADVRSLRQISYGGSTITQAVLERAQDAWPHVAFVQAYGQTELSPVTALLGPQDHVAPAPKARLRSAGVAAPHSEIRIVDPATGATLPANEVGEIVSRGGHVMLGYWNKPEETAKAIRHGWLHSGDLGYLDEDGYLFVVDRLKDMVISGGENVFSAEVENALARHQAVAACAVIGLRDDKWGERVHAVVVLKAGETVTESELRDHARQFVAGYKVPRSMEFVDALPLTSTGKVQKNILRERYQ
- a CDS encoding TRAP transporter large permease, translating into MTIFLSILAGLLVAGLPVAAVILLCALAISGQSPLPVVRALGNLTWSTSTSFLLVSVPLYVMLGQILLESGVAGRMYEAIRKWLHWLPGGVMHANIGASALFAATSGSSTATAATIGIVALPQMEKHQYHEKTFLGTLAAGGTLGILIPPSLALILYGALTNTSIPKLYAAALVPAALLVALFMVLTVLSSLIFRSKEDNGGAHSLGELIRCVPDLLPPILIFAIIVGTIYSGVATATESAAFGVLAAFLIALARGRVSARMLGRVFEGTMVTTSMIMLIVIASFFLNWTMNAVGLAREINGLIEQLDVNPVTLMGFIVLFYLVLGLFMESISITVMTLPIIAPIVVSAGFDPIWFGVVFVILLECALITPPVGMNLFVVQGLRSKGTVLDVAIGALPFVLVMIALIGVLILFPQIALYLPSLA